From Arcticibacter tournemirensis, one genomic window encodes:
- a CDS encoding glycosyltransferase family 4 protein, giving the protein MRIAVLAPVAWRTPPRHYGPWEQIASNLTEGLVSSGFDVTLFATGDSLTTAKLDFVAQRGYEEDKEQDAKVLECLHISNLMEKASRFDIIHNHFDFLPLTWSRLIAPPMITTIHGFSSHKIVPVFKKYNKTSHYISISNADRSRELDYLATVYNGINTAEFTFNNTPEDYLLYFGRIHHDKGTAEAIQIAMSTKRRLIIAGIIQDSNYYETHVKPYLGDQIQFIGSAGPEERNILMGNASALLHPINFKEPFGMSVAEAMLCGTPVIAFNKGSMPELIKHEETGFLANSPEEAIEAVHEIPKINRSACHKWAASRFSKEKMVSDYIKAYQKVLEN; this is encoded by the coding sequence ATGAGAATTGCAGTACTTGCTCCTGTAGCCTGGAGAACACCACCCCGGCACTATGGCCCATGGGAACAAATAGCCTCTAATCTTACCGAAGGACTGGTTAGCTCTGGCTTTGATGTTACTCTTTTTGCTACAGGAGACTCATTAACCACTGCGAAGCTTGATTTCGTAGCTCAGCGCGGGTATGAAGAAGACAAGGAACAGGATGCAAAGGTACTCGAGTGTCTTCATATAAGTAATCTTATGGAGAAAGCATCTCGTTTTGATATTATTCATAACCATTTTGACTTCCTTCCCCTTACCTGGTCTCGATTAATAGCGCCTCCCATGATTACTACTATTCATGGATTCTCCTCACATAAAATAGTTCCTGTATTCAAAAAGTATAATAAAACCAGTCACTATATATCGATCAGCAATGCCGACAGGAGCCGCGAGCTCGATTACCTGGCAACGGTATATAACGGAATCAATACGGCAGAATTCACCTTCAATAATACGCCGGAGGACTATCTTCTCTATTTCGGACGTATACACCATGATAAGGGGACAGCGGAAGCAATTCAAATAGCAATGAGTACCAAAAGAAGGCTCATTATCGCGGGAATCATTCAGGACAGTAACTATTACGAAACCCATGTAAAGCCTTATCTTGGCGACCAGATCCAATTTATCGGATCAGCAGGCCCCGAAGAGCGTAACATACTGATGGGCAATGCCAGTGCCTTGCTTCACCCTATAAATTTTAAAGAACCGTTTGGGATGAGTGTAGCAGAAGCTATGCTTTGCGGCACGCCGGTGATCGCCTTTAACAAAGGCTCAATGCCAGAACTCATCAAACACGAAGAAACTGGCTTCCTGGCCAATTCTCCTGAGGAGGCAATAGAGGCGGTGCACGAAATACCTAAGATCAACCGGTCTGCCTGCCATAAATGGGCAGCATCCCGGTTCTCAAAAGAAAAAATGGTAAGCGATTATATTAAGGCTTATCAAAAAGTTTTGGAAAATTAA
- a CDS encoding glycosyltransferase family 4 protein, which translates to MKIAYISTYLPRQCGIATFNHNLIQAINSNFPHQKAAESTFVVAINESSDKKQYDYPPEVKFVIRQERQRDYTAAAEYINKSGADACIVEHEFGIFGGESGIYILSLLAGLEIPVITVLHTVLREPSYVQKLITREISKYSAHIVVMSKRAVQFLTSIYGISEDKIKIIEHGVPDMALPAKNPVTALEPFKDKRTLFTFGLLSRNKGIETVIKALPIIIDKHPDVNYVILGNTHPGVLKSSGEEYRESLQQLAEKLGVRNHLHFINKFVAEEELIQFLAACHIYVTPYLNEAQITSGTLSYAIGAGAAVVSTPYWHAQELLDDNRGRLFNFKDFNALAEIITELLDNETKINRLRSNALHYGKHLKWPNIGRDYINLLTQAISKPIYRKTKIGLPENDELPAFSLLHIRRMTDYTGLMQHAKYGIPNFKEGYCLDDNARALILMLMANQQFQSKEPIELIPVYLSYIHYMQREDGYFRNFLSFNRNYLDEKGSEDSFGRTIWALGFLINSAPNNSYREFGQELFKHSIPHFKDLKYLRGAANTLIGISLYLKAHPSDERMMSELDRLTSYIVSAYKKDNKNNWQWFEDVMTYDNAILPLALMHSAEITANEEVKNTAFESMVFLEKVTFQDNCFSPVGNDGWLHKGKPVPVFDQQAIETMGMVLLYYQAYHLTQNPEMLRKMNLCFMWFHGYNKLRVPLYDPETRGCCDGLQKGKLNRNQGAESTLAYLISHLTVLKALDEMPAEYKSPEKRHKPVYSK; encoded by the coding sequence ATGAAAATAGCTTATATATCAACTTATTTGCCCAGACAATGTGGGATTGCCACATTCAATCACAATTTGATCCAGGCAATTAATTCAAACTTCCCTCATCAAAAGGCCGCAGAAAGCACATTCGTCGTAGCTATAAATGAATCATCTGATAAAAAGCAATACGATTATCCTCCTGAAGTTAAGTTTGTCATCAGGCAGGAGAGGCAACGGGACTATACGGCCGCGGCAGAGTATATCAATAAGAGCGGAGCGGACGCATGCATCGTTGAACATGAATTCGGAATCTTCGGAGGAGAAAGCGGGATATACATACTATCGCTTCTAGCCGGGCTTGAAATACCGGTCATTACAGTACTTCACACCGTACTTCGGGAACCCAGTTATGTTCAAAAGCTTATAACAAGAGAAATTTCAAAGTATTCGGCCCACATAGTCGTAATGAGCAAGCGGGCCGTTCAATTTCTTACCTCCATATATGGTATATCAGAAGATAAAATTAAAATAATAGAGCATGGGGTTCCCGACATGGCACTACCTGCCAAAAATCCTGTGACTGCTTTAGAGCCTTTTAAGGATAAAAGAACGCTTTTTACATTTGGTCTTCTCAGCCGCAACAAAGGAATAGAAACGGTGATAAAAGCACTGCCCATAATTATTGACAAGCACCCCGACGTCAATTATGTGATCCTCGGGAACACCCATCCGGGCGTGTTAAAAAGCTCAGGAGAAGAATACCGTGAATCGCTCCAGCAACTCGCAGAAAAATTGGGCGTACGAAATCATCTGCATTTTATCAATAAGTTCGTAGCAGAAGAAGAGCTTATACAATTCCTGGCAGCCTGCCATATATATGTGACTCCGTATCTGAACGAAGCGCAAATTACAAGCGGAACCCTTTCATATGCTATTGGTGCAGGGGCAGCTGTAGTCTCAACCCCCTACTGGCATGCACAGGAATTACTGGATGATAACAGAGGCAGGCTATTTAACTTTAAAGACTTTAACGCGTTAGCCGAAATAATTACAGAACTTCTTGACAACGAAACGAAGATAAACAGATTGAGAAGTAACGCTCTTCATTACGGTAAACACCTCAAGTGGCCTAACATCGGTCGCGACTATATCAATCTTCTTACCCAGGCAATCAGCAAGCCGATATATAGAAAAACGAAAATTGGCCTGCCCGAAAACGACGAGCTGCCAGCGTTCAGCCTGTTGCATATCCGGCGGATGACTGATTACACCGGACTAATGCAACATGCAAAATACGGCATTCCAAACTTCAAAGAAGGATATTGCCTTGACGACAATGCCCGCGCACTTATCCTGATGCTGATGGCGAATCAGCAGTTTCAGAGTAAAGAACCTATTGAGCTTATTCCTGTCTATCTTAGTTACATTCATTACATGCAACGCGAGGATGGTTACTTCCGTAACTTTTTAAGCTTTAATCGCAACTATCTGGATGAAAAGGGATCCGAAGATTCGTTTGGCCGCACCATATGGGCACTCGGCTTTCTTATAAATTCTGCGCCTAATAATTCCTATCGGGAGTTCGGACAGGAGCTATTCAAGCATTCAATCCCTCATTTTAAAGATTTAAAATATCTGCGGGGAGCCGCCAACACCTTGATAGGCATTTCACTTTATCTCAAAGCCCATCCATCAGATGAAAGAATGATGAGTGAACTCGACAGACTTACATCCTACATTGTCAGCGCTTACAAGAAAGACAATAAAAATAACTGGCAGTGGTTTGAGGACGTAATGACCTACGACAATGCGATCCTGCCGCTTGCGCTTATGCATTCGGCAGAGATCACTGCAAATGAAGAAGTGAAAAATACCGCATTCGAATCCATGGTTTTCCTTGAAAAAGTAACATTTCAAGACAACTGCTTTAGCCCTGTGGGTAATGATGGATGGCTCCATAAGGGTAAGCCCGTGCCGGTTTTCGATCAGCAGGCAATCGAAACCATGGGCATGGTACTCCTGTACTATCAGGCATATCACTTAACCCAAAACCCCGAGATGCTTCGTAAAATGAATCTTTGCTTCATGTGGTTCCATGGCTATAATAAGTTACGGGTACCACTGTACGATCCGGAAACAAGGGGATGTTGCGACGGTCTTCAGAAAGGTAAGCTTAACAGGAACCAGGGCGCGGAAAGCACCCTTGCTTACCTCATTTCTCACCTCACCGTTTTGAAAGCGCTCGACGAAATGCCTGCGGAATATAAATCACCAGAAAAACGTCATAAGCCAGTTTATAGCAAATAA